A window of the Sabethes cyaneus chromosome 1, idSabCyanKW18_F2, whole genome shotgun sequence genome harbors these coding sequences:
- the LOC128741281 gene encoding uncharacterized protein LOC128741281 isoform X1, translating into MVFYWTNTGKKINARIEQKSPNILHLSIENTELNREGLLRLKLGSIILIMYACLIWTFERSCNVMWAHGFFALLLLIISLSCIKIVRGERLVLVKDFALQYSTHFMTGGTKTELIPIKHIHDVVINEIFCNLKVVFVLSVQTKGTFFKKKPVITLLNNLNPRLDCLEMIYNEIHSILDLQND; encoded by the exons ATGGTGTTTTATTGGACAAATACTggcaaaaaaatcaatgcgcGAATAGAGCAGAAATCTCCTAACATACTACATTTATCAATCGAAAACACAGAGCTCAATCGCGAGGGTTTACTGCGGTTAAAGCTGGGCTCGATAATTCTGATTATGTATGCATGTTTAATTTGGACATTTGAGCGATCCTGCAACGTTATGTGGGCTCACGGATTTTTTGCATTGCTACTATTGATAATTTCTTTAAGTTGCATCAAAATAGTAAGAGGCG AGCGTCTGGTCTTAGTTAAAGATTTTGCCTTGCAATATTCAACACACTTTATGACTGGAGGTACAAAAACTGAACTGATTCCAATCAAACACATTCATGACGTGGTTATCAATGAAATATTCTGTAAT CTGAAAGTCGTATTTGTTCTGTCGGTACAAACAAAAGgaacattttttaagaaaaaaccTGTGATTACCCTTCTGAAC AATTTGAATCCTCGTTTAGATTGCTTAGAAATGATTTACAATGAAATACATTCGATTTTGGACTTGCAGAATGATTGA
- the LOC128741281 gene encoding uncharacterized protein LOC128741281 isoform X2, with product MVFYWTNTGKKINARIEQKSPNILHLSIENTELNREGLLRLKLGSIILIMYACLIWTFERSCNVMWAHGFFALLLLIISLSCIKIVRGERLVLVKDFALQYSTHFMTGGTKTELIPIKHIHDVVINEIFCNSRRRTSTISNFCDAMILKRMINHGCFIGSSPKL from the exons ATGGTGTTTTATTGGACAAATACTggcaaaaaaatcaatgcgcGAATAGAGCAGAAATCTCCTAACATACTACATTTATCAATCGAAAACACAGAGCTCAATCGCGAGGGTTTACTGCGGTTAAAGCTGGGCTCGATAATTCTGATTATGTATGCATGTTTAATTTGGACATTTGAGCGATCCTGCAACGTTATGTGGGCTCACGGATTTTTTGCATTGCTACTATTGATAATTTCTTTAAGTTGCATCAAAATAGTAAGAGGCG AGCGTCTGGTCTTAGTTAAAGATTTTGCCTTGCAATATTCAACACACTTTATGACTGGAGGTACAAAAACTGAACTGATTCCAATCAAACACATTCATGACGTGGTTATCAATGAAATATTCTGTAAT AGTCGTCGCAGAACCAGTACTATATCAAATTTTTGTGACGCAATGATACTAAAAAGAATGATTAATCACGGTTGTTTTATAGGATCATCACCAAAGCTGTGA